Within the candidate division WOR-3 bacterium genome, the region GCTGCCTACCTCGAGAGGGTTCATCCCGGCTGCCGGCTCGTCCAACAGCAGCAGCTTCGGGTCGGACACCAGCGCGCGGGCGATCTCGACCCGCCGCTGCTCGCCGTAGGGCAGGTTTCGCGCCAGCTCATCCCTCCTGCCTTCCAGCCCGAGAATGGAAAGCAGCTCGGTTGCCCGCTCGGTCACCTGCCGCTCCTCCCGCCTGAACCCCTGCCCGCGCAGGACCGTACTCACCAGCCCGGCTCCGCCGCGGTGATGGTGAGCCACGCGGATGTTGTCGAGGACCGATAGCTGCTTGAACAGCCGGATATTCTGGAAGGTACGGGCAATCCCGCACTGATAGATGCGGTACGGCTTCATCCCACCGATGTCGGCGCCGTTGAACCGTATCTCGCCCGCGGTCGGTACATACATGCCCGTCACCAGGTTGAACACGGTCGTCTTGCCGGCCCCGTTCGGCCCGATCAGGCCGACCAGCTCGTTCTCGGCAACTGACATCGTGAAATCGCGCACGGCCACCAGGCCGCCGAAGGACTTGGTCAAAGACTTCGTCTCAAGCACAGCGCTCAT harbors:
- a CDS encoding ABC transporter ATP-binding protein yields the protein MSAVLETKSLTKSFGGLVAVRDFTMSVAENELVGLIGPNGAGKTTVFNLVTGMYVPTAGEIRFNGADIGGMKPYRIYQCGIARTFQNIRLFKQLSVLDNIRVAHHHRGGAGLVSTVLRGQGFRREERQVTERATELLSILGLEGRRDELARNLPYGEQRRVEIARALVSDPKLLLLDEPAAGMNPLEVGS